In the genome of Gallus gallus isolate bGalGal1 chromosome 21, bGalGal1.mat.broiler.GRCg7b, whole genome shotgun sequence, one region contains:
- the SLC2A5 gene encoding solute carrier family 2, facilitated glucose transporter member 5 translates to MPMEKGLDGSQSKLSGPNPRMTLPLALVTLISAFGSSFQYGYNVSVINSPAPYMQDFYNRTYIDRHGVPMDASFQTLLWSLTVSMYPLGGFFGSLMVGPLVNNCGRKGTLLINNLFSIVAAVLMGTSEVAKTFEVIIVSRVIMGIYAGLASNVVPMFLGEMSPRNLRGAIGIVPQLFITLGILIAQILGLTSILGHVKGWPLLLGLTGIPSALQLLTLPFFPESPRYLLIQKGNEDEARQALQRLRGWDDVDDEIEEMRQEDKSEKEEGHLSVFTLCTFRGLRWQLISIVVMMMGQQLSGINAVFYYADRIFLSAGVETDHVQYVTVSIGAINVLMTLLAVFIVESLGRRILLLAGFGLCCGSCAVLTLALNLQNTVSWMSYLSIVCVIIYIIGHAIGASPIPFVMITEMFLQSSRPAAFMVGGSVHWLCNFTVGLVFLYMEAGLGAYSFLIFCGICLATMVYIFFIVPETKNKTFMEINRIMAKRNKVEIQTDVEQMMDLQTVPSVKADKSEVLGSDL, encoded by the exons AGGATGACGCTTCCTCTTGCGCTGGTAACGCTGATCTCTGCCTTTGGATCGTCCTTCCAGTACGGCTACAACGTGTCCGTGATCAACTCTCCAGCCCCG TACATGCAAGACTTCTACAACCGAACCTACATCGACAGGCATGGAGTCCCCATGGACGCGAGCTTCCAGACGCTGCTGTGGTCCCTCACTGTGTCCATGTATCCCCTGGGTGGCTTCTTTGGGTCACTCATGGTGGGACCTCTGGTCAACAACTGTGGCCG AAAAGGCACCTTGCTGATAAACAACCTCTTCTCCATTGTTGCTGCAGTCCTTATGGGAACCTCAGAGGTAGCAAAAACTTTTGAAGTAATCATCGTCTCCCGTGTTATCATGGGGATATATGCTG GTCTGGCCTCCAACGTGGTTCCCATGTTCCTGGGTGAAATGTCCCCCAGGAATCTCAGAGGTGCTATTGGGATAGTACCCCAGCTCTTCATCACCCTTGGCATCCTCATAGCTCAGATCCTCGGCCTTACCAGCATCCTTGGGCATGTCAAAG GCTGGCCCTTGCTCCTGGGGCTCACTGGGATCCCATCAGCACTTCAGCTCCTTACGCTGcccttttttcctgaaagtccCAGATATCTGCTGATACAAAAGGGCAATGAGGATGAAGCGCGACAAG CTCTGCAGCGTTTGAGAGGCTGGGATGATGTGGATGATGAGATAGAAGAAATGCGCCAAGAAGACaagtcagaaaaggaagagggacACCTCTCTGTGTTCACCCTGTGCACCTTCAGAGGCCTGCGCTGGCAGCTCATCTCTATCGTTGTCATGATGATGGGCCAGCAGCTTTCAGGGATCAATGCA GTCTTCTACTATGCAGACAGAATCTTCCTGTCAGCAGGTGTGGAGACCGACCACGTTCAGTATGTCACCGTGTCCATAGGTGCCATCAACGTCCTCATGACTTTACTTGCT GTTTTCATTGTGGAGTCCTTGGGAAGGAGAatcctgctgcttgctggctttGGGTTGTGCTGCGGCTCCTGTGCAGTGTTGACTTTGGCCCTCAACCTCCAG AACACTGTCTCATGGATGTCTTACCTCAGCATAGTGTGTGTCATCATTTACATCATCGGACATGCTATTGGAGCCA GTCCGATCCCCTTTGTGATGATCACTGAGATGTTCCTGCAGTCATCCCGGCCTGCCGCCTTCATGGTGGGTGGCTCTGTGCACTGGCTCTGCAACTTCACTGTGGGACTCGTGTTCCTCTACATGGAG GCTGGACTAGGGGCCTACAGCTTCCTCATCTTCTGTGGTATATGCCTTGCCACCATGGTCTACATCTTCTTCATTGTTCCTGagacaaagaacaaaaccttCATGGAAATCAACAGAATCATGGCCAAGAGGAACAAGGTGGAGATTCAGACAGATGTGGAACAGATGATGGATTTGCAGACTGTTCCAAGTGTGAAGGCAGACAAGTCAGAAGTTTTGGGCAGTGATCTGTGA